A region from the Actinoplanes sp. OR16 genome encodes:
- a CDS encoding DNRLRE domain-containing protein codes for MRRAKLPKHLTALTAVFAGATAALAPGAAAQAVTIKKTKGTKEMSLQAGDDSYTSSSRATAGFGADDKLVAGPSGKDVKTSYVKFTIPAGTDVTDAKLFLHPLGKPTGTITIARVLDNSWTETKLTAATAPKTGLAIASVTPGAGDTRIGFDLAAEVYGAGTYSFAVTGTSTVKFQSSENAAKGGPELTFTTTAEVAAPVTGAGSGKAPKAGTNCVTDAKLIPNCNILWGGAAGGFTATPRDIALKDWEKASGRTASIFHQYHKGDEAFPTKAEIAMTQDPAKPRVLLENWKIAYGSNWAKVAKGEQDARIDAFAKRAKAYGKKFFLVLNHEPENDVIAKAGSGWEAKDFAAMYRHTILRLRAQGVTNVVNVMAYMGNEKWMAQSWWKDLYPGNDVVDWVGLDSYVSVEKGYYHFGDFGDILDRGPKGGPGFYDWAVAKAPGKPFMLAEWGGYHRVGKNTDKSAVYNDVLSELAKRPAIKAIVHFDTKHDDQGDRDISIDSTPASLAAFKKLAANPVFNVKIG; via the coding sequence ATGCGACGTGCCAAGCTGCCGAAGCACCTGACGGCTCTGACCGCTGTTTTCGCTGGTGCCACCGCTGCGCTGGCGCCGGGTGCCGCCGCTCAGGCGGTCACCATCAAGAAGACCAAGGGCACCAAGGAGATGTCGCTGCAGGCCGGTGACGACAGCTACACCTCGTCGTCCCGCGCGACCGCCGGTTTCGGCGCCGACGACAAGCTCGTCGCCGGCCCCTCGGGCAAGGACGTCAAGACCTCGTACGTCAAGTTCACGATTCCGGCCGGCACCGATGTGACGGACGCGAAGCTCTTCCTGCACCCGCTCGGCAAGCCGACCGGCACGATCACCATCGCCCGCGTCCTCGACAACTCGTGGACCGAGACCAAGCTGACCGCCGCCACCGCGCCGAAGACCGGCCTCGCGATCGCCAGCGTCACCCCCGGCGCCGGCGACACCCGCATCGGGTTCGACCTGGCCGCCGAGGTCTACGGCGCCGGCACCTACTCGTTCGCCGTCACCGGCACGTCGACCGTGAAGTTCCAGTCGTCGGAGAACGCGGCCAAGGGCGGCCCGGAGCTGACCTTCACGACGACCGCCGAGGTCGCCGCGCCCGTGACCGGCGCCGGCTCCGGCAAGGCCCCCAAGGCCGGCACGAACTGTGTCACCGACGCGAAGCTCATCCCGAACTGCAACATCCTCTGGGGTGGCGCGGCCGGCGGTTTCACCGCCACGCCGCGGGACATCGCGCTGAAGGACTGGGAGAAGGCCAGCGGCCGGACCGCGTCGATCTTCCACCAGTACCACAAGGGCGACGAGGCGTTCCCGACCAAGGCGGAGATCGCCATGACCCAGGACCCGGCCAAGCCGCGGGTCCTGCTGGAGAACTGGAAGATCGCCTACGGCTCGAACTGGGCCAAGGTCGCGAAGGGTGAGCAGGACGCTCGCATCGACGCGTTCGCGAAGCGCGCGAAGGCGTACGGCAAGAAGTTCTTCCTGGTCCTGAACCACGAGCCGGAGAACGACGTCATCGCCAAGGCGGGTTCGGGCTGGGAGGCCAAGGACTTCGCCGCGATGTACCGCCACACCATCCTGCGTCTGCGCGCGCAGGGCGTCACGAACGTCGTGAACGTGATGGCCTACATGGGCAACGAGAAGTGGATGGCGCAGTCCTGGTGGAAGGACCTCTACCCGGGCAACGACGTGGTGGACTGGGTCGGCCTGGACTCCTACGTCTCGGTCGAGAAGGGCTACTACCACTTCGGCGACTTCGGTGACATCCTCGACCGCGGTCCCAAGGGTGGCCCGGGCTTCTACGACTGGGCCGTCGCCAAGGCGCCGGGCAAGCCGTTCATGCTGGCCGAGTGGGGCGGTTACCACCGGGTCGGCAAGAACACCGACAAGTCCGCCGTCTACAACGACGTCCTGTCCGAGCTCGCCAAGCGCCCGGCCATCAAGGCGATCGTCCACTTCGACACGAAGCACGACGACCAGGGCGACCGCGACATCAGCATCGACAGCACGCCGGCCAGCCTCGCCGCCTTCAAGAAGCTCGCCGCGAACCCGGTCTTCAACGTGAAGATCGGCTGA
- a CDS encoding dipeptidase — MDLIIDGHNDLPMRLRGLSGSSVAGLDKPRPDLHTDLPRLRAGGVGGQFWSVYVPSDLPFDLPEPVAVAATLEQIDLVHRLVASYPDDLELAYTSADVTRIMAAGRIASLIGVEGGHCLAGSTGVLRSLARLGVRYVTLTHNHHTAWADSAAQPPVVGGLSPEGRAIVREMQRIGVLVDLSHVAPATMHAALDEARAPVIFSHSGARAVTDHVRNVPDDVLVRLAANGGVLQLTFVAPFVSAAVRDWSLAADAEWARLGLPPIEEPWPRCPRPGESSVPPVAAADPAAAPAFRAWLAAHPKPVATLSQVADHVDHAREVAGVDHVGLGGDFDGTTELPSDISDVSRYPALLSELRGRGWSDADVTKLASANVLRAMRDAEDYASEPLWPR; from the coding sequence ATGGACCTGATCATCGACGGCCACAACGACCTGCCGATGCGGTTGCGTGGCCTGTCCGGTTCGAGCGTTGCCGGCCTCGACAAGCCCCGGCCCGACCTGCACACCGACCTCCCCCGGTTGCGTGCGGGCGGCGTCGGCGGCCAGTTCTGGTCCGTCTACGTGCCCTCCGACCTGCCCTTCGACCTGCCCGAACCCGTCGCTGTGGCCGCGACCTTGGAACAGATCGACCTCGTGCATCGCCTCGTCGCCTCTTATCCCGACGATCTCGAGCTCGCCTACACCTCTGCCGACGTCACCCGGATCATGGCGGCCGGCCGCATCGCCTCCCTCATCGGCGTGGAGGGCGGTCACTGCCTCGCCGGTTCCACGGGCGTTCTGCGGTCACTCGCGCGTCTGGGCGTCCGCTACGTCACCCTGACCCACAACCATCACACCGCGTGGGCCGACTCGGCGGCGCAGCCTCCGGTCGTGGGTGGTCTTTCCCCGGAAGGGCGGGCGATCGTACGGGAAATGCAGCGCATCGGCGTCCTGGTGGACCTCTCCCATGTCGCGCCCGCAACCATGCACGCCGCCCTCGACGAAGCACGCGCACCGGTGATCTTCTCGCATTCGGGCGCGCGGGCGGTGACGGATCACGTCCGCAATGTGCCGGATGACGTCCTCGTACGCCTCGCCGCCAACGGCGGGGTACTCCAGCTGACGTTCGTCGCCCCCTTCGTGTCGGCGGCCGTCCGGGACTGGTCCCTCGCCGCCGATGCGGAGTGGGCCCGCCTCGGCCTGCCACCGATCGAGGAGCCGTGGCCGCGATGCCCCCGCCCCGGCGAATCCTCCGTCCCGCCCGTGGCTGCCGCCGATCCTGCTGCCGCTCCCGCCTTCCGCGCTTGGCTGGCCGCCCACCCCAAGCCGGTTGCCACGCTCTCCCAGGTGGCCGACCACGTGGATCACGCCCGTGAGGTGGCCGGTGTGGATCACGTGGGTCTGGGTGGCGATTTCGACGGGACCACGGAGTTGCCATCGGACATTTCCGACGTATCGCGATATCCGGCGCTTTTGAGTGAATTGCGTGGTCGAGGCTGGTCGGATGCCGACGTGACCAAGCTGGCGTCGGCGAACGTCCTCCGCGCCATGCGCGACGCCGAGGACTACGCGTCAGAGCCCCTCTGGCCCCGCTAG
- a CDS encoding amino acid permease: MPHQVAERRLGTWPIFVIAVSAMTPLTVVAGALPLGYGQVEERGIPVAYILVAAVLGVFAVGLAAMARHVPNSGAFYAYAAAGLSKPAGVGTAFVALLAYNAMQIGLYGAFGVAAHNAMAIFGVQVSWVIWALLGWALISVLGRLNIDLNARILTVLVCAEVLIVLIFDYVMVTHPAGGEVSYGTLNPGLIASAGGVALLVAAVAGMVGFEAPLVYAAEAKDPRRTVARAIGLTLLVAAVLYGGTAWVMSVVAGYDQIVAIAGDHLDDLFFYLPDPYLPTVVIDLGRIFFATSLFAAMLAFHHTVARYALTVAREGVLRRSLAETRDGVPVTASFAQSSIALGVLLLFALFGWNPTTDLFFFGTISGGLGVLVLMVIASIAVVRYFRRDGHGETRWRRAIAPWTAAVFLAIILLLTVASFGILLDSDNLLKVWSPPLAFLILFIVGVRFGRKLKRFRPDVYAVIGTGQPPAEWSPASRDAEDEASEDAASQDALDENAAIRDAANEDAASRDAVNDDADAADLRGAQPDESPAATPGETAPAVEEHSAGVPVQRAAPDAVPSGEGDGTPRSAQGEEAASRATPAPRKRASSSRRPGEPADASQVIAENAVAPSENGSAAAPTKRTPQRRVPRARRAPGAESSANDTGADAGGSGTVPVDGSSVPGAAPGEGSSGSGTVPVDGSIGSGAAPVAGSSGPGVTPVEGSHGPATASGEQGTGLGEPDPTTGLGEPDPTTGLGEPDPTTGEVAPRTSAPRQRSPRGPRPETPRATDDPEE; encoded by the coding sequence ATGCCACATCAGGTCGCCGAGCGTCGCCTCGGCACGTGGCCGATCTTCGTCATCGCGGTCTCCGCCATGACGCCGCTCACCGTCGTGGCCGGGGCGCTGCCGCTCGGCTATGGACAGGTGGAGGAGAGAGGCATCCCGGTCGCGTACATCCTGGTCGCGGCGGTGCTGGGGGTTTTCGCGGTGGGACTGGCCGCGATGGCGAGGCATGTGCCGAACAGTGGCGCTTTCTACGCGTACGCCGCTGCTGGTCTCTCCAAACCGGCCGGTGTGGGCACCGCATTCGTCGCGTTGCTCGCCTACAACGCCATGCAGATCGGGCTCTACGGGGCGTTCGGTGTGGCCGCCCACAACGCCATGGCGATCTTCGGGGTCCAGGTCTCGTGGGTGATCTGGGCGCTGCTCGGCTGGGCGCTGATCTCCGTGCTGGGCCGGCTCAACATCGATTTGAACGCTCGTATCCTGACCGTCCTGGTCTGCGCGGAAGTGCTGATCGTGCTGATCTTCGACTACGTGATGGTCACCCATCCGGCGGGCGGCGAGGTCTCGTACGGGACGCTCAACCCGGGTCTGATCGCCAGCGCCGGTGGGGTCGCGCTGCTGGTCGCCGCGGTCGCCGGCATGGTCGGTTTCGAGGCGCCGCTCGTCTACGCCGCCGAGGCCAAGGACCCGCGCCGCACCGTGGCCCGCGCGATCGGCCTCACCCTGCTCGTCGCCGCGGTGCTCTACGGCGGCACCGCCTGGGTCATGTCGGTCGTGGCCGGGTACGACCAGATCGTCGCGATCGCCGGCGACCACCTCGACGACCTCTTCTTCTACCTGCCCGACCCCTATCTGCCCACGGTCGTCATCGACCTCGGCCGGATCTTCTTCGCCACCAGCCTGTTCGCCGCGATGCTGGCCTTCCACCACACGGTCGCCCGCTACGCGCTCACCGTCGCCCGCGAAGGCGTGCTGCGCAGATCGCTCGCCGAGACCCGCGACGGCGTCCCGGTCACCGCCTCGTTCGCGCAGTCCAGCATCGCCCTCGGTGTCCTGCTGCTCTTCGCCCTCTTCGGCTGGAACCCGACGACCGACCTGTTCTTCTTCGGCACCATCTCCGGTGGCCTCGGCGTCCTCGTCCTCATGGTGATCGCCTCGATAGCGGTCGTCCGCTACTTCCGCCGCGACGGCCACGGCGAGACCCGCTGGCGCCGTGCCATCGCCCCCTGGACCGCCGCCGTCTTCCTGGCGATCATCCTGCTGCTCACGGTGGCGTCCTTCGGCATCCTGCTGGATTCCGACAATCTGCTCAAAGTGTGGTCGCCGCCGCTCGCGTTCCTGATCCTTTTCATCGTGGGCGTGCGCTTCGGCCGGAAGCTGAAGCGTTTCCGCCCGGATGTGTACGCGGTGATCGGTACCGGGCAGCCGCCTGCCGAGTGGTCGCCTGCTTCTCGTGACGCCGAGGACGAGGCGAGCGAGGATGCGGCGAGCCAGGATGCGTTGGACGAGAATGCGGCGATCCGGGATGCGGCGAACGAAGACGCGGCGAGCCGGGACGCGGTGAACGACGATGCGGACGCGGCTGACCTGCGGGGTGCACAACCGGACGAAAGCCCCGCAGCGACTCCCGGCGAGACGGCGCCTGCCGTGGAGGAACACAGTGCCGGGGTGCCGGTTCAGCGGGCTGCGCCGGATGCGGTTCCGAGCGGTGAGGGTGACGGCACTCCAAGATCTGCGCAGGGGGAGGAGGCTGCCTCCCGGGCGACGCCGGCTCCTCGCAAACGTGCTTCGTCGAGCCGGCGGCCGGGGGAACCGGCTGACGCTTCGCAGGTGATCGCCGAGAATGCCGTGGCGCCTTCGGAGAACGGATCGGCGGCGGCGCCCACCAAGAGGACACCGCAGCGGCGGGTGCCGCGGGCACGGCGTGCGCCCGGCGCGGAGAGTTCAGCGAATGACACCGGCGCGGACGCCGGCGGATCAGGCACCGTGCCGGTGGACGGCTCCAGCGTGCCGGGCGCCGCACCCGGGGAAGGCTCCAGCGGATCAGGCACCGTGCCGGTGGATGGCTCCATCGGGTCAGGCGCCGCACCGGTGGCGGGCTCCAGCGGGCCAGGTGTCACGCCGGTGGAGGGGTCCCATGGGCCGGCCACTGCCTCGGGGGAGCAGGGGACGGGCCTCGGCGAGCCGGATCCCACCACGGGACTCGGCGAGCCGGATCCCACCACAGGACTCGGCGAGCCGGATCCCACCACGGGCGAAGTGGCGCCCCGGACCAGCGCTCCCCGGCAGCGGTCTCCTCGGGGGCCGCGGCCCGAGACGCCGCGCGCTACCGACGATCCGGAGGAGTGA
- a CDS encoding response regulator transcription factor, whose product MSPETPVRVLIVDDDPLVRAGLSMILSGHTDVRVVGQAGDGVEVPAAVDEHRPDVVLMDIRMPVVDGLVATERLRSRPGAPQVLVLTTFDADEFVLRALRAGASGFLLKDTAPGQIKDAVMRVAQGEATLSPSVTRQLIAHVAADPRPARRHAGDLLGRLSAREKEVALLVAQGKANAEISADLHMSVATVKAHVSRVLTKLDMNNRVQVALLVHDAGLV is encoded by the coding sequence ATGAGTCCGGAGACACCGGTCCGGGTGCTCATCGTCGACGACGACCCGCTCGTCCGCGCCGGGCTCTCGATGATCCTTTCCGGCCACACCGATGTCCGGGTCGTCGGTCAGGCCGGTGACGGCGTCGAGGTGCCGGCCGCCGTCGACGAGCACCGGCCCGACGTCGTCCTGATGGACATCCGGATGCCCGTCGTCGACGGGCTGGTCGCGACCGAGCGGCTGCGCAGCCGGCCCGGCGCCCCTCAGGTGCTGGTGCTCACCACGTTCGACGCCGACGAGTTCGTGCTGCGGGCGCTGCGTGCCGGGGCCAGCGGTTTCCTGCTCAAGGACACCGCGCCCGGCCAGATCAAGGACGCCGTGATGCGGGTCGCGCAGGGTGAGGCCACCCTTTCGCCGAGCGTCACCCGCCAGCTCATCGCCCACGTGGCGGCCGATCCCCGTCCGGCGCGCCGGCACGCCGGCGACCTGCTCGGGCGGCTCAGCGCCCGGGAGAAGGAGGTCGCCCTGCTCGTCGCGCAGGGCAAGGCCAATGCCGAGATCTCCGCGGACCTGCACATGTCGGTCGCCACGGTGAAGGCGCACGTGTCGCGCGTGCTCACGAAACTCGACATGAACAACCGGGTGCAGGTCGCGCTGCTCGTGCACGACGCCGGCCTGGTGTGA
- a CDS encoding sensor histidine kinase translates to MGASLTEYRWLWPSALAADPAGPVPARRSTRDWAVDALCFALGVGSAVWLTADLLSGNPSLANELIDAPTWLVLVDGVLAVAGGIALWWRRRFLTPLALYVLVLAFFSVASGITLLILVFAVALHRRFTVLAAYVAAAWCANTVFSLLRTEMGADFWGTFWWGNVMVMIAALWGMLVRSRRQLIVSWRDRAERAESEQQLRVAQARVLERTRIAREMHDVLAHRISLLSLHAGALEFRPGAPPEEIAGAAAVVRSSANQAMHDLRAVIGVLRTTHAGDDSAPERPQPTLSALPALVDESRSAGIRVRLDVTTEAEAVPQVTGRAAYRIVQEGLTNARKHASGVAVSVAVRGGPAEGLTIEVRNPMPVGWPHTPRPGAGMGLVGLTERATLAGGRLAHGRHGNEFVLAAWLPWEAS, encoded by the coding sequence ATGGGGGCGTCGCTGACCGAATACCGCTGGCTGTGGCCGTCCGCGCTGGCCGCGGACCCGGCCGGCCCGGTGCCGGCCAGGCGATCCACCCGCGACTGGGCGGTCGACGCCCTCTGCTTCGCGCTCGGCGTGGGCTCCGCCGTCTGGCTCACCGCCGACCTGCTCAGCGGTAACCCGAGCCTCGCCAACGAGTTGATCGACGCGCCGACCTGGCTGGTGCTGGTCGACGGCGTGCTCGCCGTCGCCGGCGGGATCGCCCTGTGGTGGCGGCGGCGTTTCCTGACACCGCTCGCGCTCTATGTCCTGGTCCTCGCGTTCTTCTCGGTGGCGAGCGGCATCACGCTGCTGATCCTGGTGTTCGCCGTCGCGCTGCACCGGCGATTCACCGTGCTCGCCGCCTACGTCGCCGCCGCCTGGTGCGCCAACACGGTCTTCTCCCTGCTCCGGACGGAGATGGGTGCCGACTTCTGGGGGACGTTCTGGTGGGGCAACGTCATGGTGATGATCGCGGCTCTCTGGGGCATGCTGGTCCGCTCCCGCCGCCAGCTCATCGTCAGCTGGCGCGACCGGGCCGAGCGCGCCGAGTCCGAGCAGCAGCTGCGGGTCGCACAGGCCCGCGTTCTCGAGCGCACCCGCATCGCCCGGGAGATGCATGACGTCCTCGCACACCGGATATCACTGCTCAGCCTGCACGCCGGGGCGTTGGAGTTCCGACCCGGCGCCCCGCCCGAGGAGATCGCCGGCGCCGCCGCGGTGGTCCGGTCCAGCGCGAATCAGGCGATGCACGACCTGCGGGCGGTGATCGGCGTCCTGCGCACCACGCATGCCGGCGACGATTCCGCCCCGGAGCGGCCGCAGCCCACGCTCAGCGCTCTGCCCGCGCTCGTCGACGAGTCAAGATCAGCAGGCATCAGGGTACGACTCGACGTCACGACCGAGGCCGAGGCCGTTCCGCAGGTCACGGGGCGGGCGGCGTACCGCATCGTCCAGGAGGGCCTGACGAACGCCCGCAAGCACGCCTCGGGAGTCGCCGTGTCGGTGGCCGTCCGCGGCGGGCCCGCCGAAGGCCTCACCATCGAGGTCCGCAACCCGATGCCGGTCGGCTGGCCGCACACGCCGAGGCCCGGCGCCGGGATGGGCCTGGTCGGTCTCACCGAGCGGGCCACCCTCGCCGGCGGCCGTCTGGCCCACGGCCGGCACGGCAACGAATTCGTCCTCGCCGCCTGGCTGCCCTGGGAGGCGTCATGA
- a CDS encoding ABC transporter ATP-binding protein: MITVENLTRTYGAQRAVDDVSFACEPGTVTGFLGPNGAGKSTTLRMICGLTSPTAGRATVCGVPYKQLGNPGRRVGVLLDASAQHAGRTGRETLALAAITMGLDTSRVPERLARVGLDRAAARRRVRAYSLGMRQRLGLAYAMIGDPAVLILDEPANGLDPEGIFWMRGLLREFADRGGTVLLSSHLLREVEAVADRLVVIGQGRILAEGDKDELLSAAGTVVRATDPAALAALLDRMGVTGSPSADGSTLVSTDAQTIAQAAAQAGVVLLELRPAGSNGLEEMFLRLTATPTTGLEEVSR; the protein is encoded by the coding sequence ATGATTACGGTCGAGAACCTCACCAGGACGTACGGAGCCCAGCGCGCCGTCGACGACGTGTCGTTCGCCTGCGAGCCGGGTACGGTGACCGGCTTCCTCGGGCCGAACGGCGCCGGCAAGTCCACCACGCTGCGGATGATCTGTGGCCTGACCTCGCCGACCGCCGGGCGGGCCACCGTGTGCGGCGTTCCTTATAAGCAGCTCGGCAACCCGGGCCGGCGGGTGGGTGTGCTGCTCGACGCGTCGGCGCAGCACGCGGGCCGGACCGGACGGGAGACGCTCGCGCTCGCGGCGATCACGATGGGCCTGGACACGAGCCGTGTGCCGGAGCGCCTCGCCCGGGTCGGGCTCGACCGGGCCGCGGCCCGGCGCCGGGTTCGCGCCTATTCGCTGGGCATGCGGCAGCGGCTCGGTCTGGCGTACGCCATGATCGGAGACCCTGCCGTGCTGATCCTCGACGAGCCCGCGAACGGCCTGGATCCGGAGGGGATCTTCTGGATGCGCGGCCTGCTGCGCGAGTTCGCGGATCGGGGCGGGACGGTGCTGCTCTCCTCTCATCTGCTGCGTGAGGTGGAGGCGGTCGCGGACCGGCTGGTCGTGATCGGACAGGGCCGGATCCTGGCCGAGGGCGACAAGGATGAGCTGCTCAGCGCGGCCGGCACGGTGGTGCGCGCGACCGATCCGGCGGCCCTCGCCGCCCTGCTGGACCGGATGGGGGTGACCGGGTCGCCGTCCGCCGACGGCAGCACCCTGGTCTCCACCGACGCGCAGACGATCGCCCAGGCCGCGGCGCAGGCCGGTGTGGTGCTGCTCGAGCTGCGGCCGGCCGGTTCGAACGGACTGGAAGAGATGTTCCTGCGACTCACCGCCACCCCGACCACCGGCCTCGAGGAGGTCTCCCGATGA